One segment of Chionomys nivalis chromosome 1, mChiNiv1.1, whole genome shotgun sequence DNA contains the following:
- the Apold1 gene encoding apolipoprotein L domain-containing protein 1, whose amino-acid sequence MERLAAWEPQGVDALRRFQGLLLDRRGRLHGQVLRLREVARRLERLRRRSLAANVAGSSLSAAGAVAAIVGLSLSPVTLGASLVASAVGLGVATAGGAVTVTSDLSLIFCNSREVRRVQEIAATCQDQMRELLSCLEFFCQWQGRGDRQLLQSGRDASMALYNSVYFIVFFGSRGFLIPRRAEGATKVSQAVLKAKIQKLSESLESCTDALDEFSEQIESRVQLCTKAGRGHNLRISADQDAALFF is encoded by the coding sequence ATGGAGAGGCTGGCGGCTTGGGAGCCGCAGGGCGTGGATGCGCTGCGACGCTTCCAAGGACTGCTGCTGGACCGCCGCGGAAGGCTGCACGGCCAAGTGCTGCGCCTGCGCGAAGTGGCCCGGAGGCTCGAGCGGCTACGCAGGCGCTCCCTGGCGGCCAACGTGGCCGGCAGCTCTCTGAGCGCCGCGGGCGCGGTGGCCGCCATCGTGGGGTTGTCACTCAGCCCGGTCACCCTGGGAGCCTCGCTCGTGGCGTCAGCCGTGGGCCTGGGGGTAGCCACGGCCGGAGGGGCAGTCACCGTCACGTCCGACCTCTCTCTGATCTTCTGCAATTCCCGGGAGGTGCGGAGGGTGCAGGAGATCGCCGCCACCTGTCAGGACCAGATGCGCGAGCTCTTGAGCTGCCTGGAGTTCTTCTGTCAGTGGCAGGGTCGCGGGGACCGCCAGCTGCTGCAGAGCGGGAGGGACGCCTCCATGGCTCTTTACAACTCTGTGTACTTCATTGTCTTCTTCGGCTCACGCGGCTTCCTCATCCCCAGGCGTGCCGAGGGGGCCACCAAAGTCAGCCAGGCCGTGCTGAAGGCCAAGATTCAGAAACTGTCTGAGAGCCTGGAGTCCTGCACCGACGCCCTGGATGAATTTAGTGAGCAGATCGAGTCCCGGGTCCAGCTCTGCACCAAGGCCGGCCGTGGCCACAACCTCAGGATCTCTGCTGATCAGGATGCAGCGTTGTTTTTCTAA